The sequence AACCAAGGATGCATTCGTTCAAGCGTTAGCCATCGACAATTCAGATCCAGCTCTCTACAAACAATTGGCTCGGATCAGCATCAACGCGAAGGAATTCGATCAGGGTGCCAAGTATTCGGAAGCCTATCTTGCAAAGATCCCGTTCGATAACGAGTATATCTTCTATCTTTCCTATTGCTTGCGTAAGACCAAAGAGTACTGGAAATCCCTGGAATTCGCAGAGAAGCTTAGATCCAGAGAACCGGAGAATATTAGAAATCTCAAACATTTGGTCGCACTCTATCGTTTGACGGGCCAAAGAATGAAATTTAAGAATACAATGGTAGTCCTAAAAGCACTTTTGTCTTCTACGGATCCGGAAACAAATAATAGCTCCGAGCCTGTTTTGGTCTGATTTTTTTCGTTTTCTAGGAGGGCATATTCCGTCCAAATAGGTAATCCATGCCCTCGGAAAAGCGAAAAAACCCCGAATCCGTTTTGGTAGTCATCAAACGGACTAAATACGAATTAGATCTGGAAGCCTACTCTTCCGAAGAAGAATTAAAGAGGATCGCGCATATCCAAAACGATTCATTCTCTCGGGTCTATAATTCCCATCAACGCCAACTGCAAAGTAGAGAAGAATTAAAACGCATCTTTCCTAAAGGAGTTTTCATTTTTAGGGAAGAGCTAGACAATTTGGACATTTCTAATTTCGATCTGGTAATCGCTCTTGGTGGAGACAATCATTTCACCTACGTCGCTCACCATGCGCTGGATAATCTGGTCCTAGGTTGCAATTCCGATCCCGAAACTTCCGTGGGCGCCCTTCTCTCTTTTCATATGGGAGATATTGCGGAGGCAGTTTCTAAGAATTGGGAAAACACCAATTTGGAAGAATGGCCTCGCATTAACGTAAAGATAGAATATCCGGACGGTCAGGCGATAGAGACGTTTCAAGGGATCAGCGAGATCTCCATACGCAATAATAGTCCCGATCTTACGAGCCGGTTCCTGATCTTCCATGAGAACGAGTCGGAAGAGCAGAAATGCTCGGGGCTTCTTGTTTATACCGGAGCGGGTTCTACCGGTTGGGTTATGTCTTGCGAAAATAAGGACGTAAGCTTTGACAAGCAAGCGCCCTATTTCAAAGTGTATTGTAGAGAGCTGCGTAAGAAGGAAAACCAGAAATATAAGCTGGATCATTTCACGGTGCGCAACTCTTTCCGTCTAATATCCGAAATGCGAGGAGGGATCTCTATCGATTCCTTAGCGGAACGCATTTACGATTTCCCTCCTGGGGCAAAGGCGGATTTTTCGGTCTCTCCGGAACGATTACGGGTGGTAGTAAAAAAACATGGATAGTTTGAAGATACTCGAACAGGAAGCCGGATCCGAAATCAAAGTCTATCTGATTTCCGGTCGTTTGGATGAATCGACTTTTCCTCACTTCAAGGAGAAGGTTCTAGAAGTAGCACACGCCTCCAATACCGTATTGAATCTTTCCGATCTCAAATATGTTTCCAGTTCCGGAATACGAGCTATCTTCGAATTAAAGAATCGCCTCTCTCAAGAAGGAAAGAAATTGCTTCTGACCGAAGCCGGAGAGAAGGTAATACAGATCTTCAATCTATTAGGACTTTGGAAACCGTTCTCTCACTTCGAAAAAGAAGAAGACGCAATCGCCGCCTGCCTTAAGAATTAATCCTCTCTTCGGATCACTACGACTCCCGGTCTCGGGATCTCTCCCTTTTTCTTGCTCGGCCAAGAGCTAGTAGGACGAGCATAATCCTTTGTATCTTCTCCCGGATGTTGAACGGATAAAAATAAGAACTCTTCATCCGGTGTAAACCAAGGCCCTGTTAACTCGGAACCGATCGGTGCGGAGGCAAATTGGAATACCTTACCTTCTTCTTTTCCGCTTGTGGGAAGAAAGAACATCCCATTATTCCCGAATTTCTTAAAGATGGATTTTCCTAAGAGCTTTGTGGTCATATCGGTCACCATCCAGAGCCCTCCTGCCGAATCAAAAGCCAAATTATCCGGAGAAGAGAATCCGCTCTTTCCTCCTCCCGCAGCGAATACCTCGAAGTCGAATCTCTCCGATTCCGGATTAGAACCTTCTTCAAAGATCCGAACGATCTGTCCGTAAAAGTTCCCGTGAGAATCGTTATTGGTGAAGGATACGAATATGCTTCCGTCTAACGGATGTACTTCGAGATCCTCCGGACGATCCATAGGAGTTCCTCCTACAACTTTCGCAGCTTCTCTGCAACGAACGAGTACTTCTGCCTGGCTGGAAAACAACGACTTGCCTTCTTTATCTTT is a genomic window of Leptospira langatensis containing:
- a CDS encoding STAS domain-containing protein, with product MDSLKILEQEAGSEIKVYLISGRLDESTFPHFKEKVLEVAHASNTVLNLSDLKYVSSSGIRAIFELKNRLSQEGKKLLLTEAGEKVIQIFNLLGLWKPFSHFEKEEDAIAACLKN
- a CDS encoding NAD(+)/NADH kinase, yielding MPSEKRKNPESVLVVIKRTKYELDLEAYSSEEELKRIAHIQNDSFSRVYNSHQRQLQSREELKRIFPKGVFIFREELDNLDISNFDLVIALGGDNHFTYVAHHALDNLVLGCNSDPETSVGALLSFHMGDIAEAVSKNWENTNLEEWPRINVKIEYPDGQAIETFQGISEISIRNNSPDLTSRFLIFHENESEEQKCSGLLVYTGAGSTGWVMSCENKDVSFDKQAPYFKVYCRELRKKENQKYKLDHFTVRNSFRLISEMRGGISIDSLAERIYDFPPGAKADFSVSPERLRVVVKKHG